Part of the Candidatus Paceibacterota bacterium genome, TTTTCCAAAAGAAAAAAGTGTCTTCGAAGTGTCGAATATTGTGACCAATGGTGAGTATGGCCTTTCCCCCATACGCATCGTCATCCACGAAGGCTTAAACTCTTCGGAAATGGCAGAGATACTATGGGAACAACTTCCAAAATTTAATAAAAAAGAATTTATCTCTATCGCTAAAAAATACGAAGGTTTCCTTTTTCCTGACACTTACTTTTTCATGCCAAATCAAAAGCCAGAGGACATAGCTGCACAGATGAGAGAAAATTTTGCTAGACAAATAAACGACCTGGTACCTGATATGGAAAAATTCGGTAAAAGCTTGGATGAGATAGTAACTATGGCTTCGATCGTAGAAGGAGAAGCGAGACAGATAAATACCAGGAGGGTAGTGGCCGGGATATTGTGGAAACGATTACGACTAGAAATGCCTTTGCAGGCTGATGCGACATTTAAATATTATAACGGCAAAAATAGTTTTACTTTGACAAAAGAAGATTTGGAGGATGAGGATAATCCTTACAACACTTATGCCAATAAAGGTTTGCCTCCGACACCTATCTCAAACCCAGGACTTGATTCGATACGAGCGGCCATCGCTCCGACTAATACTGATTATTTATATTTTCTCTCTGATAGTAACGGAACAATGCACTA contains:
- the mltG gene encoding endolytic transglycosylase MltG, which gives rise to MNIFKKLKTRQNESFGLIGNYIQKLHSLEKEWENIARVKKVREKAVETHPLLGRYFWRIGEVLFVLLSVWILMYGFLWKAPRYFPEHTIVTIEQGEHLDTISNTFKRQGVVTSSFWLKFFVMLQGGERKVIAGDYYFPKEKSVFEVSNIVTNGEYGLSPIRIVIHEGLNSSEMAEILWEQLPKFNKKEFISIAKKYEGFLFPDTYFFMPNQKPEDIAAQMRENFARQINDLVPDMEKFGKSLDEIVTMASIVEGEARQINTRRVVAGILWKRLRLEMPLQADATFKYYNGKNSFTLTKEDLEDEDNPYNTYANKGLPPTPISNPGLDSIRAAIAPTNTDYLYFLSDSNGTMHYAVDFDGHKRNRELYLK